From the Phoenix dactylifera cultivar Barhee BC4 chromosome 10, palm_55x_up_171113_PBpolish2nd_filt_p, whole genome shotgun sequence genome, one window contains:
- the LOC103703112 gene encoding OVARIAN TUMOR DOMAIN-containing deubiquitinating enzyme 6-like isoform X2 yields MTRIFVQRGSAGSSSNANRPSSTSLPQPSAAQAASTSKEEEQDKEVLQEPGVVGEIIEHCGSSEDKDTKNDELLPESSQGIRIESGPNQRVDDKEESLKDDALDSAVLEEELGELHPSEHSDHDESVRSGVGSSQIVTGGSYPPPPPVPPPKPPAANMSSRRMGLGCLNSVRIGPSRRTSGWPVVSTRPSPSGSRPSSPRSYGEGEGYNSADEQSPCYVSSHDDAREQRFELEIRRTKGFEVKKMLEDGNCLFRAVADQVYGDPEAYDMARQMCIDYMEKERGHFSQFITEGFTSYCKRKRRDKVYGNNVEIQAFAEMYNRPIHIYSYSTEPINIFQGSYNTDVPPIRLSYHHGNHYNSLVDPCRLTVGAGLGFSSLRGINIDKDQVKAAIKAQQDQQIDNALLAEGRFYSDLELTEMEIERTVMEASRAEYLAEERMKQQLAYRESSTSGAEPSSSGATTGTESSRATLEGGSEKALSSDTVPTSSMQVALSMGFSYVQVIEAYSMLGDDVDSMICYLLEMGGTGASPGGSNRHKGKAAE; encoded by the exons ATGACCCGAATCTTTGTCCAGCGAGGGTCGGCAGGTTCTTCCTCGAATGCTAATCGCCCTTCCTCTACTTCACTGCCTCAACCTTCGGCAGCACAGGCTGCCTCGACCTCGAAGGAGGAGGAGCAAGACAAGGAAGTCCTTCAAGAACCAGGTGTGGTAGGTGAGATCATAGAGCACTGTGGGAGTTCTGAGGACAAAGACACAAAGAATGATGAGCTTCTGCCTGAAAGTTCTCAGGGCATCAGAATTGAAAGTGGGCCTAATCAGCGTGTCGATGACAAGGAAGAATCTTTAAAAGATGATGCCTTGGATTCTGCAGTTCTGGAGGAAGAATTGGGTGAGCTTCACCCGTCTGAGCATTCAGACCATGATGAATCAGTGCGTTCTGGTGTTGGGTCTTCCCAGATTGTTACAGGAGGTTCCTAccctccacctcctccagtgCCCCCTCCAAAACCTCCTGCAGCAAATATGAGCTCAAGGAGAATGGGTTTGGGGTGTTTGAATAGTGTGAGGATCGGCCCTTCCAGAAGGACATCAGGATGGCCTGTGGTCTCAACCCGGCCATCACCATCAGGTTCTCGGCCTTCTTCTCCCAGGTCATATGGTGAAGGCGAAGGTTACAACAGTGCAGATGAACAGAGCCCTTGTTATGTTTCCTCGCATGATGATGCA AGAGAACAACGATTTGAACTTGAGATAAGACGAACAAAGGGATTTGAAGTCAAAAAAATGTTGGAGGATGGAAATTGTTTATTCCGTGCAGTGGCTGATCAAGTTTATGGTGATCCAGAAGCATATGATATGGCGAGGCAAATGTGCATTGATTATATG gaaaaagaaagaggtcaTTTCTCTCAGTTCATtactgaaggttttacatcatACTGTAAGAGGAAAAGGCGGGACAAG GTCTATGGAAATAATGTGGAGATCCAGGCCTTTGCTGAGATGTATAATCGTCCTATTCATATCTATTCCTACAGCACAG AACCTATTAACATCTTTCAAGGAAGCTATAACACAGATGTGCCTCCCATTCGGTTAAGTTACCATCATGGCAATCATTACAATTCACTTGTTGATCCATGCCGATTAACAGTTGGTGCAGGCCTTGGATTTAGCAGTCTTCGCGGG ATAAACATTGATAAGGACCAGGTGAAAGCTGCTATCAAAGCCCAGCAAGACCAGCAGATTGATAAT GCACTTCTAGCTGAGGGGCGCTTTTACTCTGATCTGGAGCTGACTGAGATGGAAATAGAACGCACGGTCATGGAAGCTTCACGAGCTGAATACCTAGCGGAGGAGAGGATGAAACAGCAGCTTGCTTATAGAGAATCTTCTACATCAGGAGCGGAACCATCATCTTCTGGAGCAA CAACAGGGACGGAGTCATCCCGGGCAACATTGGAAGGTGGAAGTGAAAAGGCACTATCGTCTGACACAGTCCCCACCAGCAGCATGCAGGTGGCTCTGTCAATGGGTTTCAGCTATGTGCAGGTTATTGAAGCTTACAGCATGCTTGGTGATGATGTGGATTCCATGATCTGCTACCTGCTGGAGATGGGAGGTACTGGTGCTTCCCCTGGTGGTAGCAATCGTCATAAAGGGAAAGCAGCAGAATGA
- the LOC103703112 gene encoding OVARIAN TUMOR DOMAIN-containing deubiquitinating enzyme 6-like isoform X3, whose amino-acid sequence MTRIFVQRGSAGSSSNANRPSSTSLPQPSAAQAASTSKEEEQDKEVLQEPGVVGEIIEHCGSSEDKDTKNDELLPESSQGIRIESGPNQRVDDKEESLKDDALDSAVLEEELGELHPSEHSDHDESVRSGVGSSQIVTGGSYPPPPPVPPPKPPAANMSSRRMGLGCLNSVRIGPSRRTSGWPVVSTRPSPSGSRPSSPRSYGEGEGYNSADEQSPCYVSSHDDAQREQRFELEIRRTKGFEVKKMLEDGNCLFRAVADQVYGDPEAYDMARQMCIDYMEKERGHFSQFITEGFTSYCKRKRRDKVYGNNVEIQAFAEMYNRPIHIYSYSTEPINIFQGSYNTDVPPIRLSYHHGNHYNSLVDPCRLTVGAGLGFSSLRGINIDKDQVKAAIKAQQDQQIDNALLAEGRFYSDLELTEMEIERTVMEASRAEYLAEERMKQQLAYRESSTSGAEPSSSGARTESSRATLEGGSEKALSSDTVPTSSMQVALSMGFSYVQVIEAYSMLGDDVDSMICYLLEMGGTGASPGGSNRHKGKAAE is encoded by the exons ATGACCCGAATCTTTGTCCAGCGAGGGTCGGCAGGTTCTTCCTCGAATGCTAATCGCCCTTCCTCTACTTCACTGCCTCAACCTTCGGCAGCACAGGCTGCCTCGACCTCGAAGGAGGAGGAGCAAGACAAGGAAGTCCTTCAAGAACCAGGTGTGGTAGGTGAGATCATAGAGCACTGTGGGAGTTCTGAGGACAAAGACACAAAGAATGATGAGCTTCTGCCTGAAAGTTCTCAGGGCATCAGAATTGAAAGTGGGCCTAATCAGCGTGTCGATGACAAGGAAGAATCTTTAAAAGATGATGCCTTGGATTCTGCAGTTCTGGAGGAAGAATTGGGTGAGCTTCACCCGTCTGAGCATTCAGACCATGATGAATCAGTGCGTTCTGGTGTTGGGTCTTCCCAGATTGTTACAGGAGGTTCCTAccctccacctcctccagtgCCCCCTCCAAAACCTCCTGCAGCAAATATGAGCTCAAGGAGAATGGGTTTGGGGTGTTTGAATAGTGTGAGGATCGGCCCTTCCAGAAGGACATCAGGATGGCCTGTGGTCTCAACCCGGCCATCACCATCAGGTTCTCGGCCTTCTTCTCCCAGGTCATATGGTGAAGGCGAAGGTTACAACAGTGCAGATGAACAGAGCCCTTGTTATGTTTCCTCGCATGATGATGCA CAGAGAGAACAACGATTTGAACTTGAGATAAGACGAACAAAGGGATTTGAAGTCAAAAAAATGTTGGAGGATGGAAATTGTTTATTCCGTGCAGTGGCTGATCAAGTTTATGGTGATCCAGAAGCATATGATATGGCGAGGCAAATGTGCATTGATTATATG gaaaaagaaagaggtcaTTTCTCTCAGTTCATtactgaaggttttacatcatACTGTAAGAGGAAAAGGCGGGACAAG GTCTATGGAAATAATGTGGAGATCCAGGCCTTTGCTGAGATGTATAATCGTCCTATTCATATCTATTCCTACAGCACAG AACCTATTAACATCTTTCAAGGAAGCTATAACACAGATGTGCCTCCCATTCGGTTAAGTTACCATCATGGCAATCATTACAATTCACTTGTTGATCCATGCCGATTAACAGTTGGTGCAGGCCTTGGATTTAGCAGTCTTCGCGGG ATAAACATTGATAAGGACCAGGTGAAAGCTGCTATCAAAGCCCAGCAAGACCAGCAGATTGATAAT GCACTTCTAGCTGAGGGGCGCTTTTACTCTGATCTGGAGCTGACTGAGATGGAAATAGAACGCACGGTCATGGAAGCTTCACGAGCTGAATACCTAGCGGAGGAGAGGATGAAACAGCAGCTTGCTTATAGAGAATCTTCTACATCAGGAGCGGAACCATCATCTTCTGGAGCAA GGACGGAGTCATCCCGGGCAACATTGGAAGGTGGAAGTGAAAAGGCACTATCGTCTGACACAGTCCCCACCAGCAGCATGCAGGTGGCTCTGTCAATGGGTTTCAGCTATGTGCAGGTTATTGAAGCTTACAGCATGCTTGGTGATGATGTGGATTCCATGATCTGCTACCTGCTGGAGATGGGAGGTACTGGTGCTTCCCCTGGTGGTAGCAATCGTCATAAAGGGAAAGCAGCAGAATGA
- the LOC103703112 gene encoding OVARIAN TUMOR DOMAIN-containing deubiquitinating enzyme 6-like isoform X1, which produces MTRIFVQRGSAGSSSNANRPSSTSLPQPSAAQAASTSKEEEQDKEVLQEPGVVGEIIEHCGSSEDKDTKNDELLPESSQGIRIESGPNQRVDDKEESLKDDALDSAVLEEELGELHPSEHSDHDESVRSGVGSSQIVTGGSYPPPPPVPPPKPPAANMSSRRMGLGCLNSVRIGPSRRTSGWPVVSTRPSPSGSRPSSPRSYGEGEGYNSADEQSPCYVSSHDDAQREQRFELEIRRTKGFEVKKMLEDGNCLFRAVADQVYGDPEAYDMARQMCIDYMEKERGHFSQFITEGFTSYCKRKRRDKVYGNNVEIQAFAEMYNRPIHIYSYSTEPINIFQGSYNTDVPPIRLSYHHGNHYNSLVDPCRLTVGAGLGFSSLRGINIDKDQVKAAIKAQQDQQIDNALLAEGRFYSDLELTEMEIERTVMEASRAEYLAEERMKQQLAYRESSTSGAEPSSSGATTGTESSRATLEGGSEKALSSDTVPTSSMQVALSMGFSYVQVIEAYSMLGDDVDSMICYLLEMGGTGASPGGSNRHKGKAAE; this is translated from the exons ATGACCCGAATCTTTGTCCAGCGAGGGTCGGCAGGTTCTTCCTCGAATGCTAATCGCCCTTCCTCTACTTCACTGCCTCAACCTTCGGCAGCACAGGCTGCCTCGACCTCGAAGGAGGAGGAGCAAGACAAGGAAGTCCTTCAAGAACCAGGTGTGGTAGGTGAGATCATAGAGCACTGTGGGAGTTCTGAGGACAAAGACACAAAGAATGATGAGCTTCTGCCTGAAAGTTCTCAGGGCATCAGAATTGAAAGTGGGCCTAATCAGCGTGTCGATGACAAGGAAGAATCTTTAAAAGATGATGCCTTGGATTCTGCAGTTCTGGAGGAAGAATTGGGTGAGCTTCACCCGTCTGAGCATTCAGACCATGATGAATCAGTGCGTTCTGGTGTTGGGTCTTCCCAGATTGTTACAGGAGGTTCCTAccctccacctcctccagtgCCCCCTCCAAAACCTCCTGCAGCAAATATGAGCTCAAGGAGAATGGGTTTGGGGTGTTTGAATAGTGTGAGGATCGGCCCTTCCAGAAGGACATCAGGATGGCCTGTGGTCTCAACCCGGCCATCACCATCAGGTTCTCGGCCTTCTTCTCCCAGGTCATATGGTGAAGGCGAAGGTTACAACAGTGCAGATGAACAGAGCCCTTGTTATGTTTCCTCGCATGATGATGCA CAGAGAGAACAACGATTTGAACTTGAGATAAGACGAACAAAGGGATTTGAAGTCAAAAAAATGTTGGAGGATGGAAATTGTTTATTCCGTGCAGTGGCTGATCAAGTTTATGGTGATCCAGAAGCATATGATATGGCGAGGCAAATGTGCATTGATTATATG gaaaaagaaagaggtcaTTTCTCTCAGTTCATtactgaaggttttacatcatACTGTAAGAGGAAAAGGCGGGACAAG GTCTATGGAAATAATGTGGAGATCCAGGCCTTTGCTGAGATGTATAATCGTCCTATTCATATCTATTCCTACAGCACAG AACCTATTAACATCTTTCAAGGAAGCTATAACACAGATGTGCCTCCCATTCGGTTAAGTTACCATCATGGCAATCATTACAATTCACTTGTTGATCCATGCCGATTAACAGTTGGTGCAGGCCTTGGATTTAGCAGTCTTCGCGGG ATAAACATTGATAAGGACCAGGTGAAAGCTGCTATCAAAGCCCAGCAAGACCAGCAGATTGATAAT GCACTTCTAGCTGAGGGGCGCTTTTACTCTGATCTGGAGCTGACTGAGATGGAAATAGAACGCACGGTCATGGAAGCTTCACGAGCTGAATACCTAGCGGAGGAGAGGATGAAACAGCAGCTTGCTTATAGAGAATCTTCTACATCAGGAGCGGAACCATCATCTTCTGGAGCAA CAACAGGGACGGAGTCATCCCGGGCAACATTGGAAGGTGGAAGTGAAAAGGCACTATCGTCTGACACAGTCCCCACCAGCAGCATGCAGGTGGCTCTGTCAATGGGTTTCAGCTATGTGCAGGTTATTGAAGCTTACAGCATGCTTGGTGATGATGTGGATTCCATGATCTGCTACCTGCTGGAGATGGGAGGTACTGGTGCTTCCCCTGGTGGTAGCAATCGTCATAAAGGGAAAGCAGCAGAATGA